From a single Pseudomonas sp. A34-9 genomic region:
- a CDS encoding PIG-L family deacetylase: MKPLSLSDSSLPAQIWNSAAQLDNIPVINTRSLVPDGARAVVIAPHPGDEVVTCGGLLQLLASLGHPLQLLSITDGSASHPGSRQWSEKRLSVFRPQESVEALRRLGLPMHSLKWVRGGFTDNALCDQQAQVTEFISRYLRPGDVVFSTWRGDGNDDHEAVGRASAQAAEQAGATFHDVPVWAWHWPERDQQMIPWERARKLRLDTWTVARKSHATHAYASQLKGEPAIGIAPMLPPVILERMRLPYEIVFV; the protein is encoded by the coding sequence ATGAAACCGTTATCCCTGAGCGACAGCAGTCTGCCGGCGCAAATATGGAACAGCGCCGCACAACTGGACAACATTCCCGTCATCAATACCCGCAGCCTGGTGCCCGACGGTGCCCGCGCCGTGGTCATCGCGCCGCATCCCGGCGATGAAGTGGTCACCTGCGGCGGACTGCTGCAATTACTTGCCAGCCTAGGCCATCCGCTGCAACTGCTGTCGATCACTGACGGCAGTGCCAGCCACCCGGGCTCGCGGCAGTGGTCGGAAAAACGCCTGAGCGTGTTTCGCCCGCAAGAAAGCGTCGAAGCCTTGCGCCGCCTCGGTCTGCCGATGCACAGCCTGAAATGGGTGCGTGGCGGCTTCACCGACAACGCCCTGTGCGACCAGCAGGCGCAAGTGACCGAGTTCATCAGCCGTTACCTGCGCCCCGGTGACGTGGTGTTCAGCACCTGGCGCGGCGATGGCAACGACGATCACGAAGCAGTGGGACGGGCCAGCGCGCAAGCGGCGGAACAGGCCGGCGCGACGTTCCATGATGTACCGGTCTGGGCGTGGCACTGGCCCGAGCGCGACCAACAGATGATCCCATGGGAGCGTGCACGCAAACTGCGCCTCGACACCTGGACCGTGGCGCGCAAGAGCCACGCCACTCACGCCTATGCCAGCCAGCTCAAGGGCGAACCGGCCATAGGCATCGCGCCGATGCTACCGCCGGTAATTCTTGAGCGGATGCGTTTGCCGTATGAAATCGTCTTCGTCTGA